Sequence from the Nitrosospira multiformis genome:
GCGCCACCGGATTAACTTCAAGTATGCGTTTCAGCTTGGCGAGCGAGAGCAGCACGCCCTCTGCGTGGGGCAGCGCACCACCGGATAATCCGGTGCCTGCGCCGCGTGCCACGACCGGGGTTTTCGCGGCATGACAGACCTTGAGGACTTCGATCACTTCGCCTTCCGTTTGCGGCAGCACGACGATCATGGGCGCTTGCCGGTACGCCGACAAACCATCGCATTCATAAGGCCTCAAGTCTTCGGTCTCATGGAGCACCGCTTCCGACGGAAGGAAAGTACGCAGCCTGGCGGCTAATTGAAGGGAATCCATAGCTCAACAGTTTAATATGTTTACTGAACCTGGTTCATGGGGCTCGTATTAGATCTCATGATTCGCCAATTTTTCCAGCACCTGTACCACGGCCGAACTGTCCCACTTTGCGCCGCCATGCGCAATACATGCGTTGAATAACTCTTGCGTGGCGGCGGTATTGAGTAGACTCACACCCAGTGTACGCGCACCCGTTAGCGCGAGATTCAAATCCTTTTGATGCAGTTCAATGCGAAATCCCGGATCGAATGTACGCTTGATCATGCGTTCGCCGTGAATCTCCAGGACACGTGACGCGGCGAATCCGCCCATGAGGGCTTGACGCACCCTGGCAGGGTCGACGCCCGCCTTGGATGCAAACAGCAACGCCTCACCCACGGCCTCGATAGTGAGCGCAACGATGATCTGATTGGCAATCTTGCAAGTCTGACCGGCGCCATTATCACCAATTAAAGTGACGCTTTTACCCATTAACTCAAGAACAGGTTTTACTTTTCCAAATACGGCTTCCGTGGCCCCCGCCATAATGGTCAGGGTGGCATTCTTCGCGCCTACATCACCCCCCGACACGGGAGCATCCACATAATCGCAACCGAACTGGTTGATCCTGGCGGCGAATACCTTGGTCTCAATGGGAGAGATGGAGCTCATGTCCACCACCGTCTTGCCTGGCGTCAATCCCTGCGCCACGCCATTTTCACCGAATAGTACGCTTTCCACATCCGGGGTATCGGGTAGCATGGTGATAATGATGCCGGCGTTTTGTGCCACTTCTTCGGGCGAGAAACAAGCCTTGCCCCCTTGCTCGAGCAATTCTTGCGGCACGCCGCTACGCGAATACAGAAACAATGCGTGCCCGCCATTGATAAGGTGTCCGGCCATAGGCTTGCCCATGATGCCAAGACCGATAAAACCAATATTCATCATATTTGTACTCATCAATACGCTAAATGCTTTGCCGGCTAGCGCATTCCGGTTCGTTATCCTGATTTCCGGATTTTCTCATGCATCTGGGTTACGCTAGTAAACTTTACCGGTGTCCAGCTGACTAATACAGCTACCATACCTCAAAAGTATGCCGCATAAACCTTTGGAAACATCAAAATCAGGTTGAAAATAATTTATCATTCGCTATTCGCAAGGAATCTGGAATGACCGAATCTCAGTACGATATGTATAACTTCATCTATGACGAAACGATTGTCAGTCCGGACAGCACCTTCACCCGGAGCATAATAGGTACTCACTTTGAAATGGTGAAAGGTTGAGCCGGCAACCGGTAGTCATCATCGGCAGCGGGCTTGCGGGATATACCGTGGCTCGGGAATTTCGC
This genomic interval carries:
- a CDS encoding 2-hydroxy-3-oxopropionate reductase, whose product is MMNIGFIGLGIMGKPMAGHLINGGHALFLYSRSGVPQELLEQGGKACFSPEEVAQNAGIIITMLPDTPDVESVLFGENGVAQGLTPGKTVVDMSSISPIETKVFAARINQFGCDYVDAPVSGGDVGAKNATLTIMAGATEAVFGKVKPVLELMGKSVTLIGDNGAGQTCKIANQIIVALTIEAVGEALLFASKAGVDPARVRQALMGGFAASRVLEIHGERMIKRTFDPGFRIELHQKDLNLALTGARTLGVSLLNTAATQELFNACIAHGGAKWDSSAVVQVLEKLANHEI